A window of the Sabethes cyaneus chromosome 1, idSabCyanKW18_F2, whole genome shotgun sequence genome harbors these coding sequences:
- the LOC128740064 gene encoding protein YIPF7, with protein sequence MAGYSEEQFWTNQNIPNSYDGFGDQSQSFDFQSFDQNASFFPPNAYPAPGFGQPTIFTPDMSIPSGSQTFGFADKSGVAGEPNEFDEPPLLDELEIYPQRILEKSLAVLNPFHAQGLVDNPEYFFKETDLAGPIAFCLTLAACLFVTGSKAQFGYIYGLCVISVVVMYALITLMCNSSENNVTITAVASILGYSILPIVWLSILGIFFSLNTTFGIALAACAIFLSTMSCSRIFCIMTGDSHQRYLLAYPCALVYIIFTLLVLF encoded by the exons ATGGCTGGATATAGCGAAGAACAATTTTGGACAAATCAAAACATTCCAAATTCATATGATGGCTTCGGTGATCAGTCGCAATCATTTG ATTTTCAATCTTTCGATCAAAATGCCAGCTTTTTTCCACCAAATGCCTATCCTGCTCCAGGATTTGGACAACCAACGATATTTACACCAGACATGTCAATACCATCTGGATCGCAGACATTCGGATTTGCAGATAAATCTGGTGTTGCTGGCGAACCAAATGAATTTGATGAACCACCATTGTTGGATGAATTGGAAATTTATCCTCAGCGTATATTAGAGAAATCGCTTGCGGTGCTGAATCCATTTCATGCGCAAGGCTTAGTGGACAATCCAGAATACTTCTTCAAAGAGACAGATCTAGCTGGTCCGATAGCGTTTTGTCTCACTTTAGCTGCATGCTTATTTGTAACAGGAAGCAAAGCACAGTTTGGTTACATTTACGGTTTATGTGTGATTTCGGTAGTTGTAATGTATGCTTTAATCACCTTGATGTGCAACTCATCGGAAAACAATGTAACAATTACCGCCGTTGCAAGCATCTTAGGATACAGCATTTTACCTATCGTTTGGTTATCAATCCTCGGGATTTTCTTTTCTCTGAATACAACGTTCGGAATTGCCCTGGCTGCCTGTGCCATTTTTCTTTCAACAATGAGTTGCAGTCGTATTTTCTGCATCATGACCGGGGATTCACATCAGCGCTATCTGCTTGCCTATCCGTGTGCGTTGGTATATATTATTTTCACCCTACTTGTGTTGTTTTAG
- the LOC128740070 gene encoding transmembrane emp24 domain-containing protein 7, whose protein sequence is MKLYRRTLLAGVVLLAVLGHRNIVYCVELTFELPDNARECFFEEIKKNQTATLEFQVVTGGQYDVDVSLESPTKEILYRQIKTQFDSHQFTAQVTGIYVACFSNEFSTFSHKLIYMDFQVGDEQPLPGIDEHTTVLTQLETSSQEIHKSLNAILDYQTHHRLREAQGRKRAEDLNERVLWWSLTESVAILLIAIGQVIVLRNFFSEKKPSQMNYQQFK, encoded by the exons ATGAAGTTGTATCGTCGGACACTGTTGGCTGGTGTAGTTTTGCTGGCAGTGCTTGGTCATCGGAATATTGTCTACTGCGTTGAGTTGACTTTTGAGCTTCCCGATAATGCTCGAGAATGtttttttgaagaaataaaaaagaatCAAACAGCCACGTTGGAGTTTCAG GTTGTAACGGGTGGGCAATATGATGTGGATGTGTCGCTGGAAAGTCCAACTAAGGAGATTTTATACAGACAGATTAAAACACAATTCGATTCACATCAATTTACAGCACAG GTAACCGGTATCTATGTTGCTTGTTTTAGCAACGAGTTCTCTACTTTCTCGCATAAGCTAATCTATATGGATTTCCAAGTTGGCGATGAACAACCATTGCCCGGTATTGATGAACACACAACTGTGCTGACGCAACTCGAAACATCATCTCAGGAAATTCACAAAAGTCTAAATGCAATTCTGGACTATCAGACACACCATCGGTTACGTGAAGCGCAGG GGAGAAAACGAGCCGAAGATCTGAATGAACGCGTGCTTTGGTGGTCCCTAACGGAATCAGTGGCTATTTTGCTAATCGCCATTGGACAAGTCATTGTTTTAAGAAACTTTTTCTCCGAGAAGAAACCGAGCCAAATGAACTATCAACAGTTTAAGTAG